The genomic interval GCTTTAAATTCGATTAAATCAATAACCCCATCAATAGTTTTAAATAAATCAAACTCTATTTTTTCGATGGTTAATTTACCCGCTTCAATTTTAGAGAAATCCAAAATATCATTAATAATACCTAATAAAGATTTAGCTGAATCATCTATTTTTTGAAGATAATTTTTTTGTTTATCATCTAATGAAGTCAACAAAGCCAAATGACTCATGCCAATAATACCATTCATGGGGGTTCTAATCTCATGGCTCATATTCGCTAAAAATTCCGATTTAGTACGGGTTGCCTCATTCGCCTTTTGTTCAGCAATACTACGGATTGTAATTTCATGCTCTAATTTTTTATTTTGTTTTTCCAGATCATTTTCCACCTCATTAGTTCTTTCTTTTAACAATAATATCCACCAAATAATCACTGTCATTAAAATACCCAAAATAGAGAGTAATAAGATAAAAGATCTTGCTAATACAGCGATAATCTCTTCAGACATATTTTCAGTCTGAATTGAAAACACTAACCATGAAATAACCCCAATAATAAAAAACAGCAGTGATAAAATAGCTATAAACTTAAAAATTTTTAAAATTATCGCAGGTGAACATTTCCCCCCTGTACAACGTTGAAGAAAAGCCGCTAAATTTTGCTGATAGGTACGTACAATTTCTTCTTTACAGCTATCATGACAATGGGCATCTAATGAACAACATAAGGAACAAATATTAGCGTTATGATGAGGACAATAAGCCATATCTTCTATTTCATAATCTGAACGACAAGTTCCACAATGCTTATGAGTTTCATGACTTCCTTGAAAATCATTCTTACGCGCAATATAATATTTCCCCTCCGTAATCCATGCAATTAAAGGAGATAATATAAAGGCTAAAATCAACGCAATAACAGCTGAATAACTTTGTGGCCAATCACCCAAAACTCCCATAAAGGCTAAAATAGAAACAACTGAAGCAATTCCCATACTCCCCATCCCTACAGGATTAATATTAAACAAGTAAGCGCGTTTAAATTCTACAATCTTGGGGCTTAAACCGAATGGTTTATTAATCACTAAATCCGCCACAATAGCGGCAATCCATGCGATGGCAACATTAGAATAAAGTCCTAATACTTTTTCTAACGCCTTAAAAATTCCTAATTCCATTAATAATAGCGCAACACCAATATTAAAAACCATCCAGACCACTCGTCCTTGGTGAGAATAGGTTAATCGCGCAAAAAAGTTAGACCAAGCAATTGAACCCGTATAAGCATTAGTCACATTAATTTTTATTTGCGAAATAATAACGAAGATAGTGACCGCTATGAGGGCAAATTCTGTATTATCAAATACATATTGGTAAGCGGTATAATACATTTGGACAGGACTTTTAGCCTCATAAGCTGATAAACTCAGGATAAAAACAAGGATAGCTAAGAAAACCCCCACCATTTGTCTTATAAAGCCTAAAATAATCCATCCTGGTCCCGCTATGAAGACTGAAAACCACCATTTAAACCGATTATTTTTCTGTAACGGCGGCATAAAACGTAAATAATCAACTTGCTCGCCAATTTGAGCAATTAAAGCCAGAGATATACTGATTGCAAAGCCCAAGTAATAAAAACTAAATTCATGGGTTTTAGATTTAACTCCTGAGAAAAAGGTAAAGGCTTCCAACGCATGACCTTCTTTCATTATTACTGCAACAATAGGTACTACCATCATTACAATCCATATTGGTTGTGTCCATAACTGTAATTGATTAATAAAGGTAATGCCATAAAAAACCAGCGGAATAATGACTATGGAACAGACAAGATAACCCCAAACCAAGGGTAAACCAAAATAGAGTTCTAACACCTCAGCCATAATAGCGGCTTCAAGTGCAAAAAATATAAAACTAAAACTTGCATAAATAAGCGAGGTTATGGTTGAACCGAAATAGCCAAAACCCGCACTTCTAGTTATTAAATCAAGAGAAAGATTATAACGTGCTGCATAATAGCTAATCGGAATAGCCGTCAGAAAAATAATGATCGAAGAAATTAAAATTGCCCAAAAAGCGGTACTAAATCCATAACTCAGTGCAATGGATGCCCCAATAGCTTCTAACACTAAAAATGAAATACTGCCTATTGCTGTGTTAGCAATTAAAAGTTCAGGCCATTGACGAAATGATTTTGGGGTGTAACGTAGCGAGTAATCTTCTAAGGTTTCATCAGCAACCCATTGGTTATATTCTCGACGAATATTTTGAGTATCTGATTGTTTATTAGTTGTTGTCATTATTCACTCGCATATTTCTTTATAATCATAAGCTTACTTAATAAATATAACAAGTAAGTACAATTTATTTTTAATGATTTAGAAGGGGTAACCTATATATAATAGATCATTACACCTCATCTTACGTTAATAATTTTAATAGACTTGTTCTTTAAGAAGAAGTTAATATATCATGTTAAAATTCCATAGGATAGCCGCTAAAAAAAGAAAATAAATCTTTTACACCTTCTTTTTTTATTTCTAAACTTGTCAACTAGACATCTATATCTTTTCATTCCACCGATTACATGCTCAACAATGACTCTTTCACGACTCATCTCTTTGTTTTCTTTTTTTTGTTTTTCAGTTAATGTTGGGTTTGGATTATGCTTAGATTTATTTGGTTTTTTATGAGGAATATTTACCGAATTAGTTTTATATTCATTATTAAACCCCAAATAACCTAAATCAATAAATATATTAAAATTACTAAACCAATTTAATTCTGGATTAAATTCTTTTTAAACATTCCATAATCATGATTTTTACCCGGAAAACTAACCCCAATATATAAAATTAAATGACCTAAAGAAGCTATAGTGGTATTTTTAATTGTATGCTGTTTTTTTTACCACTGTAAAATTCATTTTGTTCTTCATAGTCA from Methylococcales bacterium carries:
- a CDS encoding response regulator encodes the protein MTTTNKQSDTQNIRREYNQWVADETLEDYSLRYTPKSFRQWPELLIANTAIGSISFLVLEAIGASIALSYGFSTAFWAILISSIIIFLTAIPISYYAARYNLSLDLITRSAGFGYFGSTITSLIYASFSFIFFALEAAIMAEVLELYFGLPLVWGYLVCSIVIIPLVFYGITFINQLQLWTQPIWIVMMVVPIVAVIMKEGHALEAFTFFSGVKSKTHEFSFYYLGFAISISLALIAQIGEQVDYLRFMPPLQKNNRFKWWFSVFIAGPGWIILGFIRQMVGVFLAILVFILSLSAYEAKSPVQMYYTAYQYVFDNTEFALIAVTIFVIISQIKINVTNAYTGSIAWSNFFARLTYSHQGRVVWMVFNIGVALLLMELGIFKALEKVLGLYSNVAIAWIAAIVADLVINKPFGLSPKIVEFKRAYLFNINPVGMGSMGIASVVSILAFMGVLGDWPQSYSAVIALILAFILSPLIAWITEGKYYIARKNDFQGSHETHKHCGTCRSDYEIEDMAYCPHHNANICSLCCSLDAHCHDSCKEEIVRTYQQNLAAFLQRCTGGKCSPAIILKIFKFIAILSLLFFIIGVISWLVFSIQTENMSEEIIAVLARSFILLLSILGILMTVIIWWILLLKERTNEVENDLEKQNKKLEHEITIRSIAEQKANEATRTKSEFLANMSHEIRTPMNGIIGMSHLALLTSLDDKQKNYLQKIDDSAKSLLGIINDILDFSKIEAGKLTIEKIEFDLFKTIDGVIDLIEFKAHEKNLELVVSYDVNMGKNFYGDSLRISQILTNLMSNAVKFTGSGEVGIYIKKITSSTSSDFIQFEVKDTGIGLSPKQQEKLFKSFSQADGSTTRKYGGTGLGLTICKQLVELMEGKIWVESELGKGSSFIFEIELTQKKESLKEITFFNDKHILVVDDSESWQQILNTLLQSFGFSVDFVSGGRQALEKLHKLSNKYYDIILMDWNMPHLDGIETTRKINEFCQEESTATIIMISAFKQQSIITSAKEVGIDVFLQKPINPSILNNVLTDILLGEKTSSFSEQTASASSGLKNDIEVLQGSKILLAEDNLINQEIIIGLLENSGIKIDIANNGQEAISYFEGNQYDLILMDLQMPVMDGYKATKIIRNQNKDIPVIALTANAMREDIEKTQAIGMNEHLNKPVDVEKLYKTLLKYISKKNRVSEQLVNKEKEVIKSKNKDGFINLDMKTGLFYFANNKKLYFKILINFAQEYKNLNLDNLSDDEFKRATHTIKGLSASIGATALSAITIELDQSQDKALLPQFYNVLKAVINEINKNVPSLNP
- a CDS encoding transposase family protein; translation: MGFNNEYKTNSVNIPHKKPNKSKHNPNPTLTEKQKKENKEMSRERVIVEHVIGGMKRYRCLVDKFRNKKRRCKRFIFFF